The following are encoded together in the bacterium genome:
- a CDS encoding 50S ribosomal protein L27 encodes MGRKKQGNGRDSRPKYLETKVYGGQVVTAGSIIVRQRGSRIKPGRGAGMGRDYTLFSLIDGTVEFSQRKGSKIVNIIPMPE; translated from the coding sequence ATGGGAAGAAAAAAACAAGGAAACGGTAGGGATTCAAGACCTAAATATTTAGAAACGAAAGTTTATGGTGGTCAGGTAGTTACTGCTGGAAGTATTATTGTGAGGCAGAGAGGAAGCAGAATTAAGCCCGGACGTGGAGCTGGAATGGGTAGAGATTATACCTTATTCAGTTTAATAGATGGCACTGTGGAATTTTCTCAAAGAAAAGGCAGTAAAATTGTAAATATTATACCTATGCCTGAATGA
- a CDS encoding 2-C-methyl-D-erythritol 4-phosphate cytidylyltransferase → MIGVIIAGGGGGTRLDGQPKAFLKVAGKELIYYSLDLFHNEVDEIVIVLPLADVKKWKPRIENGYKNVKVVSGGQHRQDSIRNGLKAFEKKNDIVFVHDVARPFLTLELFKRIKEGAEKYGACIPYVGACDTLKEVNNSFVGKTL, encoded by the coding sequence ATGATAGGTGTTATAATAGCAGGTGGCGGTGGTGGTACAAGGTTGGATGGTCAACCTAAGGCTTTTTTGAAGGTTGCTGGTAAAGAGTTAATCTACTATTCGTTGGACTTGTTTCATAATGAAGTAGACGAGATAGTAATCGTTTTACCTTTAGCAGATGTAAAAAAGTGGAAACCAAGAATTGAAAATGGTTATAAAAATGTTAAGGTTGTTTCTGGTGGGCAACATCGGCAAGATTCTATTAGAAACGGGCTAAAAGCTTTTGAAAAAAAGAATGATATAGTTTTTGTCCACGATGTAGCAAGACCGTTTTTGACTCTTGAACTTTTTAAAAGAATTAAAGAAGGTGCAGAAAAATATGGGGCTTGTATTCCTTATGTAGGTGCTTGCGACACTTTGAAAGAGGTTAACAATTCGTTTGTAGGTAAAACTCT
- a CDS encoding NAD(P)H-hydrate dehydratase, with protein sequence MKIPERLKETHKGDYGHLLVLGGSTGLTGAVCLTANAALRSGCGLVTVGIPESLNDILEVKLTEAMSLPLPETATRTFSKQAVKPCLKFINEKVDGIVIGPGISTNIETADFVKQVIMQAGKPVVIDADALKIVSEEKDILKNLKFGSILTPHPGEMGYLTSLKTHNIQKCREKVGRDFAKENSTVVVLKGARTIVTDGQQLYVNLTGNPGMASAGSGDVLAGIIGSFLVQGLDYFEAGKLGVYIHGLAGDFATKEKGEISLIASDIIEYLPVAFGFIKNI encoded by the coding sequence ATGAAGATACCAGAAAGATTAAAAGAGACTCATAAAGGCGATTATGGACATCTTTTGGTTTTAGGGGGTAGCACAGGACTGACTGGAGCCGTGTGCCTTACTGCTAATGCTGCTTTAAGGAGCGGTTGCGGTCTTGTAACTGTTGGGATTCCTGAAAGTTTAAATGATATTCTGGAGGTAAAACTTACTGAAGCAATGAGTTTACCGTTGCCTGAAACTGCCACCCGCACTTTTTCTAAACAAGCTGTAAAACCGTGCTTAAAATTTATAAATGAAAAAGTTGACGGTATTGTCATAGGTCCAGGTATATCTACAAATATTGAAACTGCAGATTTTGTTAAACAGGTTATTATGCAAGCAGGTAAACCTGTTGTGATAGATGCTGATGCGTTAAAAATTGTTTCAGAAGAAAAAGATATATTGAAAAACCTTAAATTTGGTAGTATTCTTACCCCACATCCAGGGGAGATGGGTTATTTAACTTCTCTAAAAACTCACAATATACAAAAATGTAGGGAAAAAGTAGGAAGAGATTTTGCTAAAGAAAATAGTACCGTAGTTGTTTTAAAAGGTGCTCGTACTATTGTTACAGATGGGCAACAACTTTACGTTAACCTTACAGGTAACCCTGGTATGGCGTCTGCTGGTAGCGGAGATGTTCTGGCAGGAATTATAGGAAGTTTTCTGGTGCAAGGTTTAGACTATTTTGAAGCGGGGAAATTGGGCGTATATATCCACGGGCTTGCAGGGGACTTTGCTACGAAAGAGAAGGGCGAAATTTCGCTTATTGCTTCTGATATTATAGAATATTTACCGGTAGCGTTTGGGTTTATTAAAAACATTTAA